The proteins below are encoded in one region of Juglans microcarpa x Juglans regia isolate MS1-56 chromosome 4D, Jm3101_v1.0, whole genome shotgun sequence:
- the LOC121261259 gene encoding pentatricopeptide repeat-containing protein At5g24830 isoform X4 gives MATMDERYQLRARDWYSKQKDYDDKRDPYAVFNVLDTMLKDSLERLKTMRQSISLPDVGFQECTLEVNYAKHVHVIRDLCLLGKVGAALWLRRKMIHKCVVPDVFTHNYLVNGLCKTGDLERADWLIREMVEMGPSPNRATYNTFIKGYCLSDNVDKALYVFSVMVNSDIRPNRVTCNILVHALCKKGLLEEAWKLLGEILEEERDKESPDLITSTILMDGHFKNGEMVQALSLWDEMVQKNIQIDVVAYNVLIHGFCLSRQMKLAYRYFCEMLKRGLLPDVFTYNTLINGLCKDGKFEEASYIHGVMARIGVTPDPISYKIIIQGLCIYGNVGRAHNFLVCMLEKSIVPEPHIWNVIIDCYGRLGDPGSAFSIRDQMLAFGVQPNVFTFNALVHAQVKGGNIANAYSLKKEMLLSGLYPDVVTYNMLIGAACNLGHMRLALQLHDEMLRQGYEPDMITYTELIRGHCLRGHMEVAQELFAKIQKTGLPIDHVPFQLLIKKYCKIGKFDMAYDLYQKWITRDQRDCHLHWA, from the exons ATGGCAACTATGGATGAACGTTACCAGCTGAGAGCTCGAGACTGGTATTCAAAGCAAAAGGATTATGACGATAAAAGAGATCCATATGCAGTTTTCAATGTGTTAGATACAATGCTAAAGGATAGTTTGGAACGTTTGAAAACGATGAG GCAGAGCATATCATTGCCAGATGTAGGCTTTCAAGAATGCACTTTGGAAGTTAATTATGCTAAACATGTACATGTAATTCGGGATTTATGTTTACTGGGTAAAGTGGGAGCAGCTCTATGGCTTCGAAGAAAAATGATACATAAATGTGTTGTTCCTGATGTATTTACACACAACTATCTTGTAAATGGACTGTGTAAGACCGGTGACCTGGAGAGGGCTGATTGGCTTATTAGGGAGATGGTAGAAATGGGTCCCTCTCCCAACCGTGCAACATACAACACTTTCATCAAGGGTTATTGTCTTAGTGATAACGTGGATAAAGCTCTCTATGTTTTCTCTGTTATGGTTAATAGTGATATTAGGCCAAACAGAGTTACTTGTAACATACTCGTACATGCGTTGTGCAAGAAAGGTCTTTTGGAGGAAGCATGGAAGCTTCTTGGGGAGATATTAGAGGAAGAAAGGGACAAGGAATCACCAGATTTGATTACCTCGACTATACTTATGGATGGTCATTTTAAGAATGGAGAGATGGTTCAGGCTCTTAGTCTTTGGGATGAGATGGTCCAAAAAAACATCCAAATAGACGTTGTTGCATATAATGTCCTTATCCATGGATTTTGTTTGAGTCGACAAATGAAACTTGCATACCGGTACTTCTGTGAAATGCTTAAAAGAGGCTTACTTCCAGATGTTTTTACTTACAATACACTCATAAATGGTCTTTGTAAAGATGGGAAATTTGAAGAGGCTTCCTACATCCATGGTGTCATGGCAAGAATTGGAGTTACTCCTGACCCAATTtcatacaaaattataattcaaGGGCTGTGCATTTATGGAAATGTTGGCAGAGCTCATAACTTTCTTGTTTGTATGTTAGAAAAATCAATAGTGCCTGAGCCTCACATATGGAATGTCATAATTGATTGTTATGGAAGACTGGGAGATCCTGGTAGTGCATTCTCTATCAGAGATCAGATGTTGGCTTTTGGGGTTCAACCAAATGTATTTACTTTCAATGCATTGGTTCATGCTCAAGTAAAAGGAGGGAACATTGCTAATGCATATTCACTTAAAAAGGAGATGCTTCTTTCTGGTCTTTATCCTGATGTTGTTACTTATAATATGTTGATAGGAGCTGCTTGTAACTTGGGCCACATGCGTTTAGCACTTCAATTACATGATGAAATGCTGAGACAGGGATATGAACCTGATATGATAACTTACACTGAACTTATTAGAGGTCACTGTCTGAGAGGCCATATGGAAGTGGCTCAAGAGCTTTTTGCCAAGATACAGAAAACTGGGCTACCAATCGATCACGTTCCGTTTCAGTTACTTATCAAGAAGTACTGCAAAATTGGCAAGTTTGACATGGCATATGACCTCTATCAAAAGTGGATAACTAGGGACCAACGAGACTGTCATCTTCACTGGGCTTGA
- the LOC121261261 gene encoding uncharacterized protein At2g24330 has product MAEDKGIGEGEKEPTAGGGAITTATDGNGKKKQRGFLSRVWKGIFRLHGDDFEKRLQYISKEEAAVLARMKRRSQSWRRMTRNLIIFSVIFEVIFVGYAIMTTRSVDLNWKMRALRVLPMFLLPGLSSAIYSTFISFTRMCDRKDQKTLERLRAERQAKIDELKERTNYYTTQQLIQRYDSDPAAKAAAATVLASKLGADSGLKVYLGDESKLNAPTGKSNDVELVQSGGLRNRKQVQTRSSSAGSTPKHHSDEETPRSEGTEGPQTSEHKQLVVSHHSSQGSVTNDGGWIARIAALLVGEDPTQSYALICGNCHMHNGLARKEEFPYISYYCPHCHALNRPKLSVEEQERVSGSNTPNLGSLRTGGSDDAINNASASGSDSGLTTSSHVRAVSEIEEVAERVTSEQLAS; this is encoded by the exons ATGGCGGAGGACAAAGGGATTGGGGAAGGTGAAAAGGAGCCTACTGCTGGTGGTGGTGCTATTACTACTGCTACTGATGGGAATGGGAAGAAGAAGCAGCGGGGATTTCTTTCTCGCGTTTGGAAGGGAATCTTTAGACTCCATGGTGATGATTTCGAGAAGAGACTGCAATACATTTCTAAGGAAGAAGCCGCTGTTCTCGCCAGAATGAAGCGGAGATCGCAGTCTTGGAGGCGGATGACCCGCAATCTTATTATATTCTCTGTCATTTTTGAG GTTATTTTCGTTGGTTATGCTATAATGACAACAAGATCAGTGGACTTGAACTGGAAGATGAGAGCGTTACGGGTTTTGCCAATGTTTCTTTTGCCCGGTTTATCTTCTGCTATTTACTCAACATTCATAAGCTTCACAAGGATGT GTGATAGGAAGGATCAGAAAACTCTGGAAAGGCTTCGGGCTGAAAGGCAGGCAAAAATTGATGAGCTGAAAGAGAGGACAAATTATTACACTACTCAGCAGCTCATTCAG AGATATGACTCTGATCCAGCAGCCAAGGCAGCTGCTGCAACTGTCCTTGCATCTAAGTTGGGTGCAGATTCAGGCCTGAAAGTGTATTTGGGAGACGAATCTAAGCTTAATGCTCCAACAGGGAAAAGCAATGATGTTGAACTTGTGCAATCTGGCGGGCTTCGAAATAGGAAACAAGTGCAAACCAGATCCAGCAGTGCAGGTAGCACTCCAAAGCATCATTCTGACGAGGAAACACCTCGTTCCGAGGGAACCGAGGGCCCACAGACTTCCGAGCATAAACAGCTGGTAGTTAGTCATCATTCTAGTCAGGGATCAGTCACAAATGATGGAGGATGGATTGCTCGCATCGCAGCATTGCTTGTGGGTGAGGATCCAACGCAATCTTATGCACTTATTTGTGGCAACTGCCATATGCACAACG GGCTTGCCAGGAAGGAGGAGTTTCCATACATTTCCTACTACTGCCCACATTGCCATGCCCTAAATAGGCCTAAACTATCGGTGGAGGAACAGGAACGCGTTTCTGGTTCCAATACCCCTAATCTGGGCTCCTTGAGAACAGGGGGCAGTGATGATGCAATCAACAATGCCAGTGCTTCTGGGAGCGACAGTGGTCTGACAACAAGCAGCCATGTCAGAGCTGTTTCAGAGATTGAGGAAGTAGCTGAAAGGGTAACCTCCGAGCAGTTAGCTAGTTAA
- the LOC121261259 gene encoding pentatricopeptide repeat-containing protein At5g24830 isoform X2 — protein sequence MKITNPRFNRDAALEGPSSSRSSSGSKSKTHSERERERERERMALLIGCGESSSAASHILLLRYLNRALDSIKHDITQIFANIFCPKTKFDSNVRTCGDEDLPPPSFERLMATMDERYQLRARDWYSKQKDYDDKRDPYAVFNVLDTMLKDSLERLKTMRQSISLPDVGFQECTLEVNYAKHVHVIRDLCLLGKVGAALWLRRKMIHKCVVPDVFTHNYLVNGLCKTGDLERADWLIREMVEMGPSPNRATYNTFIKGYCLSDNVDKALYVFSVMVNSDIRPNRVTCNILVHALCKKGLLEEAWKLLGEILEEERDKESPDLITSTILMDGHFKNGEMVQALSLWDEMVQKNIQIDVVAYNVLIHGFCLSRQMKLAYRYFCEMLKRGLLPDVFTYNTLINGLCKDGKFEEASYIHGVMARIGVTPDPISYKIIIQGLCIYGNVGRAHNFLVCMLEKSIVPEPHIWNVIIDCYGRLGDPGSAFSIRDQMLAFGVQPNVFTFNALVHAQVKGGNIANAYSLKKEMLLSGLYPDVVTYNMLIGAACNLGHMRLALQLHDEMLRQGYEPDMITYTELIRGHCLRGHMEVAQELFAKIQKTGLPIDHVPFQLLIKKYCKIGKFDMAYDLYQKWITRDQRDCHLHWA from the exons ATGAAAATTACGAATCCAAGGTTCAATCGCGACGCAGCATTGGAGGGACCAAGCAGCAGCCGCAGTAGCAGCGGCAGTAAATCAAAGACgcactcagagagagagagagagagagagagagagagaatggcc TTACTAATTGGCTGCGGAGAATCTTCGTCAGCTGCGTCCCATATTCTTCTTCTTAGATATCTGAATCGAGCCCTAGACTCCATCAAGCACGATATTACTCAGATCTTTGCCAACATTTTCTGCCCCAAGACTAAATTTGATTCAAATGTCAG GACTTGCGGGGATGAGGATCTGCCGCCGCCTTCTTTTGAACGTCTCATGGCAACTATGGATGAACGTTACCAGCTGAGAGCTCGAGACTGGTATTCAAAGCAAAAGGATTATGACGATAAAAGAGATCCATATGCAGTTTTCAATGTGTTAGATACAATGCTAAAGGATAGTTTGGAACGTTTGAAAACGATGAG GCAGAGCATATCATTGCCAGATGTAGGCTTTCAAGAATGCACTTTGGAAGTTAATTATGCTAAACATGTACATGTAATTCGGGATTTATGTTTACTGGGTAAAGTGGGAGCAGCTCTATGGCTTCGAAGAAAAATGATACATAAATGTGTTGTTCCTGATGTATTTACACACAACTATCTTGTAAATGGACTGTGTAAGACCGGTGACCTGGAGAGGGCTGATTGGCTTATTAGGGAGATGGTAGAAATGGGTCCCTCTCCCAACCGTGCAACATACAACACTTTCATCAAGGGTTATTGTCTTAGTGATAACGTGGATAAAGCTCTCTATGTTTTCTCTGTTATGGTTAATAGTGATATTAGGCCAAACAGAGTTACTTGTAACATACTCGTACATGCGTTGTGCAAGAAAGGTCTTTTGGAGGAAGCATGGAAGCTTCTTGGGGAGATATTAGAGGAAGAAAGGGACAAGGAATCACCAGATTTGATTACCTCGACTATACTTATGGATGGTCATTTTAAGAATGGAGAGATGGTTCAGGCTCTTAGTCTTTGGGATGAGATGGTCCAAAAAAACATCCAAATAGACGTTGTTGCATATAATGTCCTTATCCATGGATTTTGTTTGAGTCGACAAATGAAACTTGCATACCGGTACTTCTGTGAAATGCTTAAAAGAGGCTTACTTCCAGATGTTTTTACTTACAATACACTCATAAATGGTCTTTGTAAAGATGGGAAATTTGAAGAGGCTTCCTACATCCATGGTGTCATGGCAAGAATTGGAGTTACTCCTGACCCAATTtcatacaaaattataattcaaGGGCTGTGCATTTATGGAAATGTTGGCAGAGCTCATAACTTTCTTGTTTGTATGTTAGAAAAATCAATAGTGCCTGAGCCTCACATATGGAATGTCATAATTGATTGTTATGGAAGACTGGGAGATCCTGGTAGTGCATTCTCTATCAGAGATCAGATGTTGGCTTTTGGGGTTCAACCAAATGTATTTACTTTCAATGCATTGGTTCATGCTCAAGTAAAAGGAGGGAACATTGCTAATGCATATTCACTTAAAAAGGAGATGCTTCTTTCTGGTCTTTATCCTGATGTTGTTACTTATAATATGTTGATAGGAGCTGCTTGTAACTTGGGCCACATGCGTTTAGCACTTCAATTACATGATGAAATGCTGAGACAGGGATATGAACCTGATATGATAACTTACACTGAACTTATTAGAGGTCACTGTCTGAGAGGCCATATGGAAGTGGCTCAAGAGCTTTTTGCCAAGATACAGAAAACTGGGCTACCAATCGATCACGTTCCGTTTCAGTTACTTATCAAGAAGTACTGCAAAATTGGCAAGTTTGACATGGCATATGACCTCTATCAAAAGTGGATAACTAGGGACCAACGAGACTGTCATCTTCACTGGGCTTGA
- the LOC121261259 gene encoding pentatricopeptide repeat-containing protein At5g24830 isoform X3 — MSVSQLLIGCGESSSAASHILLLRYLNRALDSIKHDITQIFANIFCPKTKFDSNVRTCGDEDLPPPSFERLMATMDERYQLRARDWYSKQKDYDDKRDPYAVFNVLDTMLKDSLERLKTMRQSISLPDVGFQECTLEVNYAKHVHVIRDLCLLGKVGAALWLRRKMIHKCVVPDVFTHNYLVNGLCKTGDLERADWLIREMVEMGPSPNRATYNTFIKGYCLSDNVDKALYVFSVMVNSDIRPNRVTCNILVHALCKKGLLEEAWKLLGEILEEERDKESPDLITSTILMDGHFKNGEMVQALSLWDEMVQKNIQIDVVAYNVLIHGFCLSRQMKLAYRYFCEMLKRGLLPDVFTYNTLINGLCKDGKFEEASYIHGVMARIGVTPDPISYKIIIQGLCIYGNVGRAHNFLVCMLEKSIVPEPHIWNVIIDCYGRLGDPGSAFSIRDQMLAFGVQPNVFTFNALVHAQVKGGNIANAYSLKKEMLLSGLYPDVVTYNMLIGAACNLGHMRLALQLHDEMLRQGYEPDMITYTELIRGHCLRGHMEVAQELFAKIQKTGLPIDHVPFQLLIKKYCKIGKFDMAYDLYQKWITRDQRDCHLHWA; from the exons ATGTCTGTCTCTCAGTTACTAATTGGCTGCGGAGAATCTTCGTCAGCTGCGTCCCATATTCTTCTTCTTAGATATCTGAATCGAGCCCTAGACTCCATCAAGCACGATATTACTCAGATCTTTGCCAACATTTTCTGCCCCAAGACTAAATTTGATTCAAATGTCAG GACTTGCGGGGATGAGGATCTGCCGCCGCCTTCTTTTGAACGTCTCATGGCAACTATGGATGAACGTTACCAGCTGAGAGCTCGAGACTGGTATTCAAAGCAAAAGGATTATGACGATAAAAGAGATCCATATGCAGTTTTCAATGTGTTAGATACAATGCTAAAGGATAGTTTGGAACGTTTGAAAACGATGAG GCAGAGCATATCATTGCCAGATGTAGGCTTTCAAGAATGCACTTTGGAAGTTAATTATGCTAAACATGTACATGTAATTCGGGATTTATGTTTACTGGGTAAAGTGGGAGCAGCTCTATGGCTTCGAAGAAAAATGATACATAAATGTGTTGTTCCTGATGTATTTACACACAACTATCTTGTAAATGGACTGTGTAAGACCGGTGACCTGGAGAGGGCTGATTGGCTTATTAGGGAGATGGTAGAAATGGGTCCCTCTCCCAACCGTGCAACATACAACACTTTCATCAAGGGTTATTGTCTTAGTGATAACGTGGATAAAGCTCTCTATGTTTTCTCTGTTATGGTTAATAGTGATATTAGGCCAAACAGAGTTACTTGTAACATACTCGTACATGCGTTGTGCAAGAAAGGTCTTTTGGAGGAAGCATGGAAGCTTCTTGGGGAGATATTAGAGGAAGAAAGGGACAAGGAATCACCAGATTTGATTACCTCGACTATACTTATGGATGGTCATTTTAAGAATGGAGAGATGGTTCAGGCTCTTAGTCTTTGGGATGAGATGGTCCAAAAAAACATCCAAATAGACGTTGTTGCATATAATGTCCTTATCCATGGATTTTGTTTGAGTCGACAAATGAAACTTGCATACCGGTACTTCTGTGAAATGCTTAAAAGAGGCTTACTTCCAGATGTTTTTACTTACAATACACTCATAAATGGTCTTTGTAAAGATGGGAAATTTGAAGAGGCTTCCTACATCCATGGTGTCATGGCAAGAATTGGAGTTACTCCTGACCCAATTtcatacaaaattataattcaaGGGCTGTGCATTTATGGAAATGTTGGCAGAGCTCATAACTTTCTTGTTTGTATGTTAGAAAAATCAATAGTGCCTGAGCCTCACATATGGAATGTCATAATTGATTGTTATGGAAGACTGGGAGATCCTGGTAGTGCATTCTCTATCAGAGATCAGATGTTGGCTTTTGGGGTTCAACCAAATGTATTTACTTTCAATGCATTGGTTCATGCTCAAGTAAAAGGAGGGAACATTGCTAATGCATATTCACTTAAAAAGGAGATGCTTCTTTCTGGTCTTTATCCTGATGTTGTTACTTATAATATGTTGATAGGAGCTGCTTGTAACTTGGGCCACATGCGTTTAGCACTTCAATTACATGATGAAATGCTGAGACAGGGATATGAACCTGATATGATAACTTACACTGAACTTATTAGAGGTCACTGTCTGAGAGGCCATATGGAAGTGGCTCAAGAGCTTTTTGCCAAGATACAGAAAACTGGGCTACCAATCGATCACGTTCCGTTTCAGTTACTTATCAAGAAGTACTGCAAAATTGGCAAGTTTGACATGGCATATGACCTCTATCAAAAGTGGATAACTAGGGACCAACGAGACTGTCATCTTCACTGGGCTTGA
- the LOC121261259 gene encoding pentatricopeptide repeat-containing protein At5g24830 isoform X1, protein MKITNPRFNRDAALEGPSSSRSSSGSKSKTHSERERERERERMAMSVSQLLIGCGESSSAASHILLLRYLNRALDSIKHDITQIFANIFCPKTKFDSNVRTCGDEDLPPPSFERLMATMDERYQLRARDWYSKQKDYDDKRDPYAVFNVLDTMLKDSLERLKTMRQSISLPDVGFQECTLEVNYAKHVHVIRDLCLLGKVGAALWLRRKMIHKCVVPDVFTHNYLVNGLCKTGDLERADWLIREMVEMGPSPNRATYNTFIKGYCLSDNVDKALYVFSVMVNSDIRPNRVTCNILVHALCKKGLLEEAWKLLGEILEEERDKESPDLITSTILMDGHFKNGEMVQALSLWDEMVQKNIQIDVVAYNVLIHGFCLSRQMKLAYRYFCEMLKRGLLPDVFTYNTLINGLCKDGKFEEASYIHGVMARIGVTPDPISYKIIIQGLCIYGNVGRAHNFLVCMLEKSIVPEPHIWNVIIDCYGRLGDPGSAFSIRDQMLAFGVQPNVFTFNALVHAQVKGGNIANAYSLKKEMLLSGLYPDVVTYNMLIGAACNLGHMRLALQLHDEMLRQGYEPDMITYTELIRGHCLRGHMEVAQELFAKIQKTGLPIDHVPFQLLIKKYCKIGKFDMAYDLYQKWITRDQRDCHLHWA, encoded by the exons ATGAAAATTACGAATCCAAGGTTCAATCGCGACGCAGCATTGGAGGGACCAAGCAGCAGCCGCAGTAGCAGCGGCAGTAAATCAAAGACgcactcagagagagagagagagagagagagagagagaatggcc ATGTCTGTCTCTCAGTTACTAATTGGCTGCGGAGAATCTTCGTCAGCTGCGTCCCATATTCTTCTTCTTAGATATCTGAATCGAGCCCTAGACTCCATCAAGCACGATATTACTCAGATCTTTGCCAACATTTTCTGCCCCAAGACTAAATTTGATTCAAATGTCAG GACTTGCGGGGATGAGGATCTGCCGCCGCCTTCTTTTGAACGTCTCATGGCAACTATGGATGAACGTTACCAGCTGAGAGCTCGAGACTGGTATTCAAAGCAAAAGGATTATGACGATAAAAGAGATCCATATGCAGTTTTCAATGTGTTAGATACAATGCTAAAGGATAGTTTGGAACGTTTGAAAACGATGAG GCAGAGCATATCATTGCCAGATGTAGGCTTTCAAGAATGCACTTTGGAAGTTAATTATGCTAAACATGTACATGTAATTCGGGATTTATGTTTACTGGGTAAAGTGGGAGCAGCTCTATGGCTTCGAAGAAAAATGATACATAAATGTGTTGTTCCTGATGTATTTACACACAACTATCTTGTAAATGGACTGTGTAAGACCGGTGACCTGGAGAGGGCTGATTGGCTTATTAGGGAGATGGTAGAAATGGGTCCCTCTCCCAACCGTGCAACATACAACACTTTCATCAAGGGTTATTGTCTTAGTGATAACGTGGATAAAGCTCTCTATGTTTTCTCTGTTATGGTTAATAGTGATATTAGGCCAAACAGAGTTACTTGTAACATACTCGTACATGCGTTGTGCAAGAAAGGTCTTTTGGAGGAAGCATGGAAGCTTCTTGGGGAGATATTAGAGGAAGAAAGGGACAAGGAATCACCAGATTTGATTACCTCGACTATACTTATGGATGGTCATTTTAAGAATGGAGAGATGGTTCAGGCTCTTAGTCTTTGGGATGAGATGGTCCAAAAAAACATCCAAATAGACGTTGTTGCATATAATGTCCTTATCCATGGATTTTGTTTGAGTCGACAAATGAAACTTGCATACCGGTACTTCTGTGAAATGCTTAAAAGAGGCTTACTTCCAGATGTTTTTACTTACAATACACTCATAAATGGTCTTTGTAAAGATGGGAAATTTGAAGAGGCTTCCTACATCCATGGTGTCATGGCAAGAATTGGAGTTACTCCTGACCCAATTtcatacaaaattataattcaaGGGCTGTGCATTTATGGAAATGTTGGCAGAGCTCATAACTTTCTTGTTTGTATGTTAGAAAAATCAATAGTGCCTGAGCCTCACATATGGAATGTCATAATTGATTGTTATGGAAGACTGGGAGATCCTGGTAGTGCATTCTCTATCAGAGATCAGATGTTGGCTTTTGGGGTTCAACCAAATGTATTTACTTTCAATGCATTGGTTCATGCTCAAGTAAAAGGAGGGAACATTGCTAATGCATATTCACTTAAAAAGGAGATGCTTCTTTCTGGTCTTTATCCTGATGTTGTTACTTATAATATGTTGATAGGAGCTGCTTGTAACTTGGGCCACATGCGTTTAGCACTTCAATTACATGATGAAATGCTGAGACAGGGATATGAACCTGATATGATAACTTACACTGAACTTATTAGAGGTCACTGTCTGAGAGGCCATATGGAAGTGGCTCAAGAGCTTTTTGCCAAGATACAGAAAACTGGGCTACCAATCGATCACGTTCCGTTTCAGTTACTTATCAAGAAGTACTGCAAAATTGGCAAGTTTGACATGGCATATGACCTCTATCAAAAGTGGATAACTAGGGACCAACGAGACTGTCATCTTCACTGGGCTTGA